The following coding sequences are from one Terriglobia bacterium window:
- a CDS encoding 2Fe-2S iron-sulfur cluster-binding protein — protein MSTEDPIWFTPPPRPSKPPAAPGKAPAKQVDITIDGKAMKVPETMTILEACRSLGIDTPTLCYLENLTPVNVCRVCVVELTGARTLVPACSRKVEAGMDIKTDSARVRLSRKMVLEFLGSSVDLSTAPQVQSYIKRYDAHPERYGEEAEKVHQPVKVDNDLYVRDYSKCILCYKCVEACGSDAQNTFAIAVAGRGFDAHISTENDVPLPESACVYCGNCIGVCPTGALMFKSEHELRKAGAWDESKQKQTDTICPYCGVGCTLTLHTQDNRIVKVTSPMDVSVTHGHLCIKGRFGFEFVQNRD, from the coding sequence ATGAGTACCGAAGATCCCATTTGGTTTACGCCCCCGCCGCGGCCGAGCAAGCCGCCGGCTGCGCCCGGCAAGGCGCCTGCAAAGCAGGTGGACATCACGATCGACGGCAAGGCGATGAAAGTTCCCGAGACCATGACCATTCTCGAAGCCTGCCGTTCGCTGGGCATCGATACTCCCACGCTCTGCTATCTCGAGAACCTCACACCTGTGAATGTTTGCCGCGTCTGCGTCGTCGAGCTGACCGGAGCGCGGACGCTCGTCCCCGCCTGCTCGCGCAAGGTTGAAGCGGGTATGGACATCAAGACCGATTCCGCTCGTGTGCGGCTTTCCCGGAAGATGGTGCTGGAATTCCTCGGGTCTTCGGTCGATCTTTCGACGGCTCCGCAGGTGCAGTCATACATCAAACGCTACGACGCCCATCCGGAGCGCTACGGCGAGGAGGCCGAGAAAGTTCATCAGCCGGTGAAGGTCGACAACGATCTCTACGTCCGTGATTACTCGAAGTGCATTCTTTGCTACAAATGCGTCGAAGCCTGCGGCAGCGACGCCCAGAACACCTTCGCGATCGCCGTCGCCGGCCGCGGCTTCGACGCGCACATCTCCACGGAAAACGATGTTCCGCTGCCCGAGTCGGCTTGCGTCTACTGCGGCAATTGCATCGGCGTCTGTCCTACCGGTGCGCTTATGTTCAAAAGCGAACACGAGCTGCGGAAGGCCGGCGCCTGGGACGAATCGAAACAGAAGCAGACCGACACCATCTGCCCATATTGTGGAGTCGGCTGCACGCTGACGCTGCATACGCAGGACAACCGCATCGTGAAGGTGACCTCGCCCATGGACGTCAGCGTTACGCACGGGCACCTGTGCATCAAGGGACGCTTCGGCTTCGAGTTCGTGCAGAACCGGGACTGA
- a CDS encoding DUF6152 family protein, whose product MKGLIYALLALGLVSGAAAPVWAHHSFAAAYDVTKPVTVQGTITKIRLENPHSWFFLDVKDAGGKIQQWAFEAGTPSGMIRNGFKPNLIKAGTEVTIKGIHAKDPAQNMGMLQQLTTPDGKVYGLFGPQESAGAK is encoded by the coding sequence ATGAAGGGATTGATCTACGCCTTGCTGGCGTTGGGACTGGTGTCCGGCGCCGCGGCGCCTGTCTGGGCCCATCACTCGTTTGCCGCCGCATACGACGTGACGAAGCCCGTCACGGTTCAGGGTACGATCACCAAGATCCGGCTCGAGAATCCGCATTCCTGGTTCTTCCTCGACGTGAAAGACGCCGGCGGTAAAATCCAGCAATGGGCGTTCGAGGCCGGCACACCGAGCGGCATGATTCGCAACGGATTCAAGCCGAATCTCATCAAGGCTGGAACCGAAGTCACCATCAAAGGTATTCACGCCAAGGATCCGGCGCAGAACATGGGCATGCTGCAGCAGCTCACGACGCCGGACGGCAAAGTCTACGGCCTGTTCGGTCCGCAGGAAAGCGCGGGTGCTAAATGA
- a CDS encoding DUF1801 domain-containing protein — protein MAGTGFKSVDEYIASKPKEVRTVLERVRDAIRKAVPKAEEMLSYQMPMYKLNGRLVLYFAGWKEHYSLYPASDTVAAAFKKELSGYELRKSTIRLPLSEPVPVKLIERIAKFRAQQLAMNEKRTGASKKGRETPLERVRRICSTMPSVSEKLSHGAPAFFVQKDKGVFTIFTENHHEDGRIAIWLPAPPALQPALIEDAPDTYFKPPYVGASGWVGIMLDKIRDDALEIHIREAWEISARKSKGKRFRQGV, from the coding sequence ATGGCTGGAACAGGCTTCAAATCCGTGGACGAGTACATCGCGTCGAAACCGAAGGAGGTGCGGACCGTACTGGAGCGCGTGCGGGACGCTATCCGTAAGGCGGTACCGAAAGCGGAGGAAATGCTCTCGTACCAGATGCCGATGTACAAACTGAATGGCAGGCTGGTGCTGTATTTCGCCGGCTGGAAGGAACACTACTCGCTGTATCCCGCAAGCGATACGGTGGCTGCGGCATTCAAAAAGGAGCTTTCCGGTTACGAACTCCGCAAAAGCACCATCCGGCTTCCCCTTTCGGAGCCGGTGCCGGTGAAACTGATCGAACGCATAGCGAAATTCCGGGCACAGCAACTGGCGATGAATGAAAAGCGAACGGGAGCCAGCAAGAAGGGCCGCGAAACACCACTCGAGCGAGTCCGGCGGATTTGCAGCACGATGCCGAGTGTTTCGGAAAAGCTATCGCACGGCGCGCCGGCCTTTTTCGTCCAGAAGGACAAAGGCGTTTTCACAATATTCACCGAAAATCACCACGAGGACGGCCGTATCGCCATATGGTTGCCGGCGCCTCCGGCTCTTCAGCCTGCTCTGATCGAAGATGCCCCGGATACGTATTTCAAACCGCCCTACGTCGGTGCGAGTGGCTGGGTTGGCATCATGTTGGACAAGATTCGCGACGACGCGCTCGAAATCCACATTCGCGAAGCCTGGGAGATTTCAGCGAGGAAATCCAAGGGAAAGCGATTTCGACAGGGTGTGTGA
- a CDS encoding cupin domain-containing protein, whose product MRYLKSVALIVYGCALPRLRFAIYGCALPRLRFAILMVAALIPAWTVLGQQRGETLVWAPVPTTPAGWTAPNKPHWKLSEILASHQRETAWKETVVSDSLLHADYIQLAPGTKTKRQFQPDNRVWWVIQSGQVKFNIEGQDPFVATKGFLVQAPYRNIYNMEVVGNAPALFLEVTTAGTQVMYPLDETPAPVPGMEFLKVRITGKGKYDELNRPYFDFNTMVADSKFQQKPFVTDVRAFANIIRGNPQKDNPKDKGHFHEVSGEFWFILEGQIEYKIGSLPIFLAGQGDIVYVPKQIWHRAHHGGSGPSTRLAMNGYPDLLHDFQPNEELQ is encoded by the coding sequence ATGCGCTATCTGAAATCTGTCGCCTTGATTGTGTACGGCTGCGCGCTGCCGCGCTTGCGCTTCGCCATTTACGGCTGCGCGCTGCCGCGCTTGCGCTTCGCCATCTTGATGGTTGCCGCGCTGATTCCGGCCTGGACCGTCCTGGGGCAGCAGCGTGGTGAGACGCTGGTATGGGCGCCTGTTCCCACGACGCCGGCAGGATGGACGGCGCCGAACAAGCCGCACTGGAAGCTCTCCGAGATCCTCGCATCGCACCAGCGGGAGACAGCCTGGAAGGAAACGGTGGTGAGTGATTCCCTGCTTCATGCCGACTACATCCAGCTCGCTCCCGGGACAAAGACGAAGCGCCAATTTCAGCCGGACAATCGCGTGTGGTGGGTGATCCAATCGGGACAGGTCAAGTTCAACATCGAAGGCCAGGACCCTTTCGTGGCCACGAAGGGCTTTCTCGTCCAGGCGCCGTACCGCAACATTTACAACATGGAAGTGGTGGGCAATGCACCTGCGTTGTTCCTGGAAGTCACAACGGCGGGAACCCAGGTCATGTATCCGTTGGATGAGACGCCGGCGCCCGTTCCCGGTATGGAGTTCTTGAAGGTCCGTATCACCGGCAAGGGGAAGTATGACGAACTCAATCGCCCGTACTTCGACTTCAACACGATGGTCGCCGACAGTAAGTTTCAACAGAAACCTTTCGTCACCGACGTCCGCGCATTTGCCAACATCATCCGCGGCAACCCGCAGAAAGATAATCCGAAAGATAAAGGACACTTCCACGAAGTGTCCGGGGAGTTCTGGTTCATTCTTGAAGGCCAGATCGAATACAAAATCGGCTCCCTGCCCATTTTCCTCGCCGGCCAGGGCGACATCGTCTACGTTCCGAAACAAATCTGGCATCGCGCTCATCACGGCGGCAGCGGTCCATCCACGCGGCTCGCCATGAATGGATATCCGGATCTGCTGCACGATTTCCAGCCGAACGAGGAACTGCAGTAA